The nucleotide sequence ATGTTATTGATGCTGCTGGAAAGCCACTAGGAAGAGTAGCAAGCCAGGTTGCTTCAATATTAAGAGGAAAAAATAAACCTATATTCACACCACACGTTGATACAGGAGATTTCGTTATAATAATTAACGCAGAAAAAGTTGTTTTAACAGGAAAGAAATTAGATCAGAAGATGTTAAGACATCACTCATTATATCCAGGTGGATTAAAGGAGACCCCTTATAGAGAGGCTTTAGCTAAGAAACCTGAATTTGTATTTAAAGAAGCAGTTAGAAGAATGCTTCCAGATGGAGTATTAGGAAGACAGATGCTTAAGAAACTAAAAGTATATAAAGGTGCTGAGCATGCTAATGAAGCTCAGAAACCAGAAGTTTTAGAATTAAGATATTAGAAGAGTGAGCTGGAAGGAGGATAAATAATGGCTAAAGTACAATATTTTGGAACAGGAAGAAGAAAAAATTCGGTAGCTAGAGTAAGACTTGTACCTGGTGAAGGTAAAGTAACAATAAATAAAAGAGATATTCAAGATTATTTTGGATTG is from Clostridium fermenticellae and encodes:
- the rplM gene encoding 50S ribosomal protein L13 → MKSYIAKPQEIERKWYVIDAAGKPLGRVASQVASILRGKNKPIFTPHVDTGDFVIIINAEKVVLTGKKLDQKMLRHHSLYPGGLKETPYREALAKKPEFVFKEAVRRMLPDGVLGRQMLKKLKVYKGAEHANEAQKPEVLELRY